The genomic interval CACAAATCCTATACAGGCCCCTATGATACACATGTCTCACACGCTTACACACAAATCCTATACAGGCCCCTATGATACACATGTCtacacagaaatgcacacactCAGACTTCTCTCATAGAGCAATTATACTAATATGTGAACTTAACAGTATAGATGATGCCTCTTGATAATTCTGAACATATTTTGTGTGTGCTTCTAACAGAGTGATGGCAATTCCTGCCACAGTTATTTATTTTACCTGCTATGAACAGTTAAGTGCTTTTCTGAAAACCAAATTAGGAGAAAATGAAACCCGAATACCAATAGTTGCTGGGGTTGTCGCCAGATGTAAGTAATGATACTGTTTTTATTTAGATTTCTATTTAGAACATCTAAATTTGGATATTTACAGAGAATATGTAAATGTACAGAATACTGCTCTGATGTGACTGCCATCAGGGGACAGGATTATCTCATTCTCATTGAATCTTAGCCAGTTAGTAAGACTGATGTCAGAATTGATTCTTACCTAAATTTTCAATATATATGAGTTCACACATGACTCAGGCCAAAACTTTTATAACATTTCTTATAAACTCTAGGATTTAGAGCTTAGTCAGAAGGAagattgtctctgcctctgggtaGGACAGTCTCTGTTAAATATGCTTAcactgggcatggtagcatgtgATTTAATCCCAGTCCCTGGGCGGTGATCTCTAAAGGCCTGATTCCATATATTGAGACCCTTCCtccaaagaagaggagaaggagaaagagtagTTGTTGTTTATTTGCAAATACTGGCTGCAATTTTAATGGTTCTCTGGCTGACTCTAGAATTTTCAATATTATCCTTGAAAGAGTTGAAACCAAGAAAAaggtaatatatttattttgacaTAATTGTCCTGAGAAAATCTTTTGACATCATTAGATACTCTATTTTAATCTTTATAGGCATTAATAATAAGTGAGGATAATATAGACACATGAACTATTGCTGTAGGAAGAGAAAATCCAGGGGCAGAAGGCTTCAGGGAGGAAAAGGTCTCTGGAGATGAGGGAAGggagcagaaatcaaccaaaacAGACATCTGTAAGTGTCACAAGTGACCTTTACTTCAtgagctaattaagattttaagaATATACAGAATATAGACTTAACCTGGAAGTAGAGATTGCAAAGGCGATTTTTCCAGAGTGAGGCTCCCTCATAGCATTCCTGGTATGCTGACACCTGCAATTTCTCTAAATGCAGGAAACTTGAGTGCATAATCTGTGGTGGTGGGAAGGGGGagattataaaacaaaatgtataagCATTAATTTTTGCCCCCATCATTCATGCTTTAATTTATGTGTTCTCCTGTTTGTATTAGTTGGTGCGGTAACAGTGATCAGTCCATTAGAATTGATCAGAACTAAGGTGCAGTCTAAGAAGTTTTCTTACAAGGAATTATATCAATTTGTGAGCATGAGAGTGTCTGAAGATGGTTGGATTTCCCTTTGGAAGGGCTGGGCTCCTACGATTCTTAGAGATGTGCCTTTCTCAGGTAGGATTTGTCTTATTTACTAGCTGTTAATTTTTAAGGAGCTTTGTCTTATTAGATCATATAATTTGCTATGTttcaaaagtaattattttttctGTATTGACCACAAATTTGTAGCTCATTATTTGCATTTCAGAACTATACAAGCCTATACTGATTAAACAGCTTCTAATTCAGGTCCTTGTATTTAACTGCTGCGAAGCATTCATTAGTATGTGTCCATACTCAGATAATATTAACTACTTTAACATTATCCTAAGTTCAATAAATTATAATCAGTAAAGCAagtaaaatacaaatcagaatattATAAATGTACTTAAGACCATCTTTAAATTAACTGAACTTAAGTTTTTAGTAAAACTAAATACTAAAAATTTCCCATTAAATAAGTATTCTGTAAGAGACTATTATAAATCAAATAGGTAATTATCTTGACTTGATACTTTATTGAGACATAAAGTAAGTAATTAATCACAGTTTCCTATGCcagtttacttttaaaaatattttctggtttataaaaagaaacacagataTATGTTTACAAAGTGAATACCTCTGAACTTGCCATGTCATCATACGAGCTTGAATGTCTGCCTGCCGTGTTAGATCATGAAGCCGTTCATATACCCTTGCACTGCTGCCCCACACCCTACCCCGGCCCCCCAATGGTAACTTCAGACtcttggagttggttctctccttcaactGTGTGGGTTCTGGATTTATCCAGCTTTTCAGACAAAGTAGCAAGTGCCTCCACCCACTGAGCTGTCACACTGTCCCCGTACTGGAGTTTTATCATCTTATTTGGCTATAAAAATGTTTTCCAGTTTATTATGCTTAAAGGTACATTGTTTAGTTTAGATCTTTAAAACCATTTTTCTACTCAAAAGTTTCATAAGATAGATACATTTAGCTTTGTAGGTAACATGTCTTCTTACTTTTTACTCTCGTATATTTCTTAGTCTggtttgtattgctgtgaagaacagCAAAGGAAACTCTTGTAAAGAAAAACATGTAATCGGGGCTGGCTCATAGTTTTATGCATTCGGTCCATTATtgccatggcaggaaacatggtggcaagtaggcagacttggtgctgaagaaagagctgagagttctccatcttcatccgAAGGCACCAAGGAGAgacactggccagacttgagctTATAAGACCTCACAGCCCACCtccagtggcatacttcctccaacaaagccactccCTATGTccaagcacccatacacatacatctgtgggggccattcctattcagaccaccatatatatgtataaataaagtgGTACtgctatgaaaaataattttatacaattTCTTATTATACCTATGCAACAGTTTTCTCATATTGAACTGCTGATTCATCCAAATATCTTAAGTATATTTCTGAGTTTTctaatttagtttaatttttgtGGATTCAGGGCCTCCctttgtaaccctggctgacctggaacttgatatattgaacaaactggcctcaaattcacagagatctgcctacctctgcctcctgagtgttaaaggtatgtgccattaTGCTCAACGAAAAGtgaccttttttaaaaagtgattataGCTAGGTGTGATGGCTCATGTCTGTAATAGCAACATTTGAGAGACTGGGACATGAGGATCTCCATGAATCTAAGACCAGGCTAGACTACACggtaagaccctgtgtcaaaaaacaacaaaagccccTCAAAAACAAgagtgaagagatggctcagcagttaagaacacttggtcTTTTGGGTCAGTTTCCATCACTCACATGGCAGCACACAACcatcctaactccagttccagatctgacaccctcttctgagtGTTGTTGGCACCTAGCATgccagacatatatgcaggcacatgaaataaaatttaaaataacagaagATACAAAAATAGGACCAGCAAGGTGACTCAGTACTGCTTGCTGTCAAACCTCATGACCAGAGCTCAGCTCCAGGACCCACCtagtggaaagaaagagagaaccaattgCTGTAAGGTGTTTTCAGATCTACCTGTggactcacacacccacacacaatgaAAAATTGTAACAAAATTTAAGTGATTATATGGATATATGCACTTATCACCAATTATGATGTTTTCTGCAGCCTTATACTTTCATAAGCTTGTCATTGGCAAAGTCCTTAAGTTATGTTTATTTGCTTAAAGTACCTCACTTTGAGTTGTATATCAGGGATTACATACAAAGGTTGACATTGTTTCATTGGCCATTTGTTTAGAGAAAATTGATTTGTGGATATGATCCCACTTATAGGTCATTGTCAGCATTACTCATTGAGTAACTTTAGTTGGTAAAGAGATTTGCATGTATGAGTGAATTTTGTCCTACTGTACTGGTCTATTTGTCTGACCATAATTTGCCAATAATACTGTCTAAATCACTAGTGCTTTATTAAGAAATAATCTTGATGTTGTCTTATTCTTTTCTAAGATTGATATAtctgtgttaatatttttaaaagtgtttcatTAGCTATTTAAAGTTTTCTTCATAAAGGTTATATGCATTCTATATTTTATAGGTATACTTCACCTTCCAGGTTTTGGTAGCCTTTGCTTGTTATTTTGTTGGGTGTTGGGGACTGAACCTTGGACATTGTATGTGCTAGGCCAGTGTTGTCCCTTTGAGCTACTCCACCAGGCCTTGCTGGTTCTTTTTAAACCTGTATTTTTACAATAAATTTGCTTCATAAAGCTTTGTGGGTAATAAAGTTGCAATTGAATTTTGCCTATTAGATGATATttagctactttttaaaaaataaagaaactctaaTTAGTGTAAACATCTTTTGAATTTCTTTGTAGATAATGTATATTAGGTCTtcaatgttttaattttcatttattttaatttcctttcttcctatgtATTAGTAGTTACTTTTGATAGAAGTTTTTGTTACATATCTTTTACCATTAACATCTTTTTATCTCTATATTTCCAAGAATTTGAGTTTGCTTTAAATGAGTGTTAATTTTATCCAGTGTTTTCCATCATAAGTAGGCTCTTCCATGGCTTTCTTAATACGGTGTGCAGCATGAGTCATATTAAATACCCTTATATTTCTGGAATACTTCATCTGGCCATGGTGTAGCCTTTCATGGCACTCGGGTCAGTGTGCCTTATCTTCTCTTGGTCCTTACACTGTTCTTGTCAGTACATTGCCCGTTCCCTGACCTTTCTCCTACTGACCCTCTCTCAGGGTTCTCAATTTTATTTCAACAGTACTGatgtagttgtttttgttttcttaaaagattgttaaaatattttcagaatttcAGTCCCCCCTTCTAATCCCACCTAATTTTAGGTATAAAGGGCAGCTCGAATCAAGACTAGAGTTCCTGATTCCCTTTGATTTGTACATCATAGTTCTTTCTCTGAAGTCTACAATGTTTTCTAAATTGTGCTCATGTCATTCTGTCTTACAGCAATGTACTGGTATAATTATGAAAATTTAAAGAGGTGGCTTTGTGAGAAATCTGGTTTATATGAACCAACATTTATGATCAACTTTACTTCAGGAGCATTGTCTGGTTCtgtaagtttgttgttgttgttaatattcCAGAAATTTTCTAATTAGTATTAAAAACAGTTCAAGATCTTATCAAGCATTTCATGTATATTGAGAGGACACTTTTTTCCTGTTTCAAAGAAATATATTctactatttaaacttttaaaatgctCTTCCTATCAATGTTTTTATTCTACACACATTTAGTTTTTAATAGACTTGTACTAGTTACATAATTACAGGAATGATGATTTGGTGTGACATAGCActtttaaaacagtattttatAGTACATTAGTTCAATAAATGTTAGTCGATATGGTTAAGCTAATAGTCGTGGAGTTTTGTCTAGTATGTATCATCAAATCAAACAGACAATGTTTAGTCTCTGTTCCTGTggctcttgaaaaaaaatttgGGCTACTTAGAAATTTCTAAAGGAATTTTGAGAAACATTAAAACTAAAAGGGAAGAAACACAGAGGGCCATTTTTGGGTTATGGTGAGAAAGGGTGAGCTTTCTCACCATACAAGTGGTACAGATTCATCTCACTACTGCTTTGGCAAGAAAGTGTTGTCTTAGATCCACATAATTCCAAAAGTAC from Mus musculus strain C57BL/6J chromosome 5, GRCm38.p6 C57BL/6J carries:
- the Slc25a40 gene encoding solute carrier family 25 member 40 isoform X5; its protein translation is MEPETEGPPPTIPVTPLQQMIASCTGAVLTSLMVTPLDVVKIRLQAQNNPFPKGKCFLYSNGLMDHMCVCEEESKKAWYKKPGNFRGTLDAFLKILRNEGIKSLWSGLPPTLVMAIPATVIYFTCYEQLSAFLKTKLGENETRIPIVAGVVARFGAVTVISPLELIRTKVQSKKFSYKELYQFVSMRVSEDGWISLWKGWAPTILRDVPFSAMYWYNYENLKRWLCEKSGLYEPTFMINFTSGALSGSFLHLWICQPGL